In Chroococcidiopsis sp. TS-821, the following are encoded in one genomic region:
- a CDS encoding class I SAM-dependent methyltransferase, which produces MVLRPNQRQKLDSSDDQQFYAYPRFVTHVDDGFIQQLTDLYRLRLKPNTRIFDMMSSWVSHLPEEIEFAHVEGHGLNEEELARNPRLNHYFVQNLNENPKFPLKDQDFDAVLNAVSVQYLQYPEAVFSEIHRILKPGGVAIVSFSNRMFFQKAIAAWREGSEASRVELVKHYFESVPGFTPPEVIARQSNAPSFLQWLGAGGGDPFYAVIAYRE; this is translated from the coding sequence ATGGTACTGCGACCTAACCAACGACAAAAATTAGACAGTTCTGACGACCAACAGTTTTATGCTTATCCTCGGTTTGTGACTCATGTTGATGACGGATTTATTCAACAGCTGACAGATTTGTATCGCCTTCGCCTCAAACCAAACACGCGAATCTTTGACATGATGAGCAGTTGGGTTTCGCATCTACCCGAAGAGATAGAATTTGCCCATGTTGAAGGACACGGTCTCAATGAAGAGGAATTAGCACGTAATCCGCGGTTGAATCATTATTTTGTCCAAAATCTCAATGAAAATCCTAAATTTCCGCTCAAAGACCAAGATTTTGACGCGGTACTCAACGCTGTATCAGTACAGTATCTACAATATCCTGAAGCTGTGTTTTCTGAAATTCATCGCATTCTCAAGCCTGGTGGAGTTGCAATTGTTAGCTTTTCCAACCGGATGTTTTTTCAAAAAGCGATCGCCGCGTGGCGCGAAGGTTCAGAAGCTAGCCGCGTTGAGTTAGTCAAGCATTACTTTGAGTCAGTACCAGGATTTACACCTCCCGAAGTTATTGCACGTCAATCTAACGCACCAAGTTTTTTGCAATGGTTGGGTGCTGGCGGGGGCGATCCTTTTTATGCTGTAATTGCTTACCGTGAATGA
- a CDS encoding MarR family winged helix-turn-helix transcriptional regulator, with protein MLPVSAPQNSLESRREVLAPHSVGYRIKLLGQLLGRKFQERLEPFGLTPSHWVVLCCLWEEDGLATSSIGEKLQQVGGTLTGVLDRMEERDLIRRERDPHDRRIWRIWLTETGNQLQNVLPPIALEIREQTLQGFSQNERRLFSQLLDQAIANLS; from the coding sequence ATGCTTCCTGTATCTGCTCCGCAAAATTCCCTAGAATCACGGCGAGAAGTTCTAGCACCTCATAGCGTCGGATATCGCATCAAGCTGTTAGGACAACTTCTGGGTCGGAAATTTCAAGAACGCTTAGAACCCTTTGGCTTGACACCTTCGCACTGGGTAGTCTTGTGCTGTCTGTGGGAAGAAGATGGTTTAGCGACTTCGAGTATCGGGGAAAAGCTGCAACAGGTGGGAGGAACTTTAACGGGTGTGTTGGATCGCATGGAAGAACGCGACCTGATCCGCCGCGAACGAGATCCGCACGATCGCCGCATTTGGCGGATATGGTTAACCGAAACTGGCAATCAGTTGCAAAATGTTTTACCGCCAATCGCTTTAGAAATCAGAGAGCAAACTTTGCAAGGATTCTCACAAAACGAACGCCGTCTTTTCTCACAACTGCTCGATCAAGCGATCGCTAACTTATCTTAA
- a CDS encoding HlyD family secretion protein has translation MDTSSDQSLNGKTTFLDNETKLQATPLVESDTEQSSTPPQQPQKEVKRNRKLGFALAGLGIGAIAAGVFGYHWWQYASTHESTDNATVAGHIHQISSRISGTVIDVPVNDNQLVQPRQLLVKLDPQDYINKVQQAQAALLAAQKQANAAQATINLASQNTNASTAQAQGNVQSAIAAIATAKAAVTEAQAGIPTAQASVAQAEANLHKAQVDYNRYNTLYQQGAIPRQQLDDAQAAYQVALAQRNSAQQQVAQAQAKLAQAQEGVVQAQAQLAASQGGLQQAQAGGQQTNVNRSQYAAAQAAIAQAQASLKDAQLQLSYTNITAPTGGRVGSKSVEVGQRVQPGQPLMAIVNNDYWVIANFKETQLEAMQPGQPVEIKLDAFAHHPFTGHIDSISPASGATFALLPPDNATGNFTKIVQRIPVKVTFDPQSIQGYESRIAPGMSAEVTVTVQ, from the coding sequence ATGGATACCTCAAGCGACCAATCTTTAAACGGCAAAACCACCTTCTTAGACAACGAAACGAAACTACAAGCGACACCGTTAGTTGAATCGGATACCGAACAATCATCAACACCACCGCAGCAACCGCAAAAAGAAGTCAAACGCAATCGCAAATTGGGTTTTGCTTTAGCAGGTTTAGGAATCGGTGCGATCGCCGCTGGAGTATTTGGCTACCATTGGTGGCAGTATGCATCTACGCACGAATCTACAGATAACGCTACGGTTGCCGGACACATCCATCAAATCAGCAGTCGAATTTCTGGTACAGTCATCGATGTGCCAGTAAATGATAACCAACTGGTGCAACCAAGACAATTGCTGGTGAAGCTCGATCCACAAGACTATATTAATAAAGTGCAGCAAGCCCAAGCCGCACTTTTAGCCGCGCAAAAACAGGCAAACGCAGCGCAAGCAACAATTAACCTAGCATCGCAGAATACGAATGCAAGCACCGCCCAAGCGCAGGGAAATGTGCAAAGCGCGATCGCCGCGATCGCCACAGCCAAAGCCGCAGTTACCGAAGCGCAAGCTGGAATTCCTACCGCACAAGCCTCCGTTGCCCAAGCCGAGGCAAATTTACATAAAGCCCAAGTAGATTATAACCGTTACAACACGCTGTATCAACAAGGAGCAATTCCCCGTCAACAGCTTGATGATGCCCAAGCAGCGTATCAAGTCGCACTCGCACAGCGAAATTCTGCACAGCAACAAGTCGCACAAGCACAAGCAAAACTAGCGCAAGCCCAAGAAGGTGTCGTCCAAGCGCAAGCGCAACTAGCTGCATCGCAAGGCGGATTGCAACAAGCGCAAGCCGGTGGTCAACAAACCAATGTTAACCGCAGCCAGTACGCCGCAGCACAAGCCGCGATCGCTCAAGCACAAGCGAGTCTCAAAGATGCACAGTTGCAGTTATCGTACACCAACATCACCGCGCCCACAGGTGGTCGAGTCGGAAGTAAATCGGTAGAAGTCGGACAACGAGTGCAACCAGGACAACCATTAATGGCGATCGTGAACAACGATTACTGGGTAATTGCCAACTTTAAAGAAACGCAGCTAGAAGCCATGCAACCGGGACAGCCCGTAGAAATTAAACTCGATGCGTTTGCACATCATCCGTTTACAGGTCACATCGACAGTATCTCGCCCGCATCCGGTGCTACGTTTGCACTGCTTCCCCCCGATAACGCCACAGGTAACTTCACCAAAATTGTGCAGCGGATTCCAGTTAAAGTTACCTTCGATCCGCAAAGCATCCAAGGATACGAATCGCGAATCGCACCAGGAATGTCGGCAGAAGTCACAGTCACAGTTCAATAA
- a CDS encoding MFS transporter: protein MLPNVPALKSKNYRLFFAGQGLSLIGTWMTQIATVWLVYQLTNSPLMLGVVGFTGQIPSFVLAPFGGVLVDRWHPHRILVNTQILAMCQSLALAVLALTGVIQIWHIIVLSLFQGLINAFDAPARQTLVNEIVERKDDLASAIALNSSLVNGARLVGPAIAGIIIARIGSGYCFLIDGISYIAVITALLAMKLKPRQVVVSNAAPLQRLKEGFEYAFGFPPIRSILILIASFSLMAMPYVTLVPIFATKILHGNANTLGFLMAASGVGALGGGIYLSTRPSVVGLGKVIAAAPAICGTGIIAFALSRVLWLSLLMSLLIGCGSILQIASSNTVLQTIVEDDKRGRVMSLFTMAFLGMVPFGNLLAGSLANQIGASHTLIIGGVACIAASLIFSRQLPYLRKFIRPIYLNRGILPKAHS from the coding sequence ATGTTACCGAACGTACCAGCCTTAAAGTCAAAAAATTACCGCTTGTTTTTTGCTGGACAAGGTTTGTCCTTGATTGGGACATGGATGACACAAATTGCGACGGTTTGGCTTGTCTATCAATTAACAAACTCACCACTGATGTTAGGTGTAGTCGGGTTTACAGGTCAAATTCCTAGCTTTGTCTTAGCGCCGTTTGGCGGCGTGTTAGTCGATCGCTGGCATCCGCATCGCATCCTTGTCAATACTCAAATCTTGGCAATGTGCCAATCGTTAGCATTAGCAGTGTTAGCGCTAACTGGTGTGATTCAGATTTGGCATATTATCGTACTGAGCTTGTTTCAAGGGTTAATTAATGCGTTTGACGCCCCTGCTAGACAAACACTGGTTAACGAAATTGTGGAACGCAAAGACGATTTAGCCAGTGCGATCGCGCTAAATTCTTCACTTGTAAATGGTGCAAGGTTAGTTGGTCCTGCGATCGCAGGGATAATTATTGCCAGAATTGGTTCTGGATACTGTTTTCTGATTGATGGCATCAGCTATATTGCGGTGATTACTGCCTTATTAGCAATGAAGCTCAAACCACGCCAAGTTGTCGTATCAAACGCTGCGCCTTTGCAAAGATTAAAAGAAGGCTTTGAATACGCTTTTGGTTTTCCACCAATTCGGTCGATTTTGATACTAATCGCGTCGTTTAGCTTGATGGCGATGCCTTACGTAACTCTCGTACCGATCTTTGCCACCAAAATTTTGCATGGGAATGCCAATACGCTTGGTTTTCTCATGGCAGCTTCCGGAGTAGGAGCGCTTGGCGGTGGAATTTATCTTAGCACTCGCCCCAGTGTTGTTGGCTTAGGTAAAGTAATTGCGGCTGCTCCCGCAATTTGCGGAACAGGAATTATTGCTTTTGCTTTATCGCGCGTTTTGTGGCTTTCTTTGCTGATGTCGTTGCTAATTGGCTGCGGTTCAATTTTGCAAATAGCCTCTAGTAATACTGTACTGCAAACCATTGTTGAAGATGACAAACGCGGACGGGTAATGAGCTTATTTACAATGGCATTTCTGGGTATGGTTCCCTTTGGAAATCTACTCGCAGGTAGCTTAGCAAATCAAATTGGTGCTTCTCATACATTAATTATCGGCGGAGTTGCTTGTATTGCAGCTTCATTGATATTTTCCCGACAGTTGCCTTACTTAAGAAAATTCATCCGTCCAATTTATCTAAATCGCGGCATTTTACCCAAAGCACATTCTTAA
- a CDS encoding MDR family MFS transporter, protein MAHTNVLRQRHNRSAPPASDRVPFKSWIAVMGAMLGAFMAVLDIQITNASLKDIQAALGATLEEGSWISTAYLVAEIVVIPLTAWLSRIFATRWYLVVNAALFTFFSVCCAWAWNLPSVILFRALQGFTGGVLIPMAFTILLTYLPPAKQPIGMAMFAITAVFAPAIGPTVGGWLTENFSWQYIFYLNVIPGLLLIAAVWYGLKPQKLQLHLLKQGDWWGIISMAIGLGSLQVVLEEGSRKDWFSSPLIVRLAVVAVIFLAMFFWVEFTRKQPFINLRLLALRNFGLASVINVSLGIGLYGSVYILPLYLTQIQGYNPLQIGEVIMWLGLPQLLIVPFVPKLMQRIDSRLLIAVGVSLFAISCFMNSTLTHDTGIDQLKWSQLVRAMGQPLIFVPLSSIATAGIEKEQAGSASGLFNMMRNLGGSIGIAALATLLTRREQFHSNRLGEAISLYNSATQQRIEQLTQFFVSQGSDATVAQNQAIASISSLVRREAYVMAFNDCFYFIGITLLLSGITVIFFKKMKNNSGAIAH, encoded by the coding sequence GTGGCACATACAAACGTATTAAGACAACGACACAACCGTTCTGCACCACCTGCATCTGATCGCGTTCCCTTTAAAAGCTGGATTGCTGTCATGGGTGCTATGTTGGGCGCTTTCATGGCAGTTCTAGATATTCAAATTACGAACGCTTCTTTAAAAGATATCCAAGCAGCATTAGGGGCAACTTTAGAAGAAGGCTCGTGGATTTCTACAGCATATTTAGTCGCTGAAATTGTTGTTATTCCCTTAACTGCGTGGCTATCAAGGATATTTGCTACACGCTGGTATTTAGTTGTTAACGCTGCTTTATTTACGTTTTTTTCGGTGTGCTGTGCGTGGGCGTGGAATTTACCTTCAGTGATTTTATTTCGCGCCTTGCAAGGGTTTACAGGCGGAGTTTTGATTCCGATGGCTTTTACAATTTTGCTAACATATTTGCCACCAGCAAAGCAGCCAATTGGAATGGCAATGTTTGCGATTACAGCGGTATTTGCGCCTGCAATTGGTCCAACAGTGGGAGGATGGTTAACAGAAAATTTTAGCTGGCAATATATTTTTTATTTGAATGTAATTCCAGGGTTGTTATTAATTGCTGCGGTTTGGTATGGATTGAAACCTCAAAAGTTACAACTACATTTATTAAAACAAGGAGATTGGTGGGGAATCATTTCAATGGCAATTGGCTTGGGTTCTCTGCAAGTTGTGTTAGAAGAAGGTAGCCGTAAAGATTGGTTTAGTTCGCCGTTAATTGTGCGACTTGCGGTTGTTGCAGTAATTTTTCTCGCCATGTTTTTTTGGGTTGAATTCACGCGCAAGCAACCATTTATTAATCTTCGCTTATTGGCGCTGCGTAACTTTGGTTTAGCAAGTGTTATTAATGTTTCGCTAGGAATTGGTTTGTATGGTTCAGTATATATATTGCCGTTATATCTAACCCAAATCCAAGGCTATAACCCGCTGCAAATCGGTGAAGTGATTATGTGGTTAGGATTGCCACAATTACTGATTGTGCCATTCGTTCCCAAATTAATGCAACGAATTGATAGTCGGCTACTCATTGCTGTAGGTGTAAGTTTGTTTGCCATTAGTTGTTTTATGAACTCTACTTTGACGCACGATACCGGTATCGATCAATTAAAATGGTCGCAACTGGTGCGGGCAATGGGACAACCGTTGATTTTTGTACCGCTTTCCTCGATTGCAACAGCAGGGATAGAAAAAGAACAAGCCGGTTCAGCGTCGGGTTTATTCAATATGATGCGTAACTTGGGTGGTTCAATCGGAATTGCGGCTTTGGCAACATTGTTAACGCGAAGAGAACAATTTCACTCGAATCGCTTGGGTGAAGCTATTTCTTTATATAATTCAGCAACTCAACAAAGAATCGAGCAGTTGACGCAGTTTTTTGTAAGTCAGGGTTCAGATGCTACTGTAGCTCAAAATCAGGCGATCGCATCTATCTCCAGCCTAGTTCGTCGCGAAGCTTATGTCATGGCGTTTAATGATTGTTTTTACTTTATTGGTATTACGTTATTGTTAAGTGGGATTACGGTAATTTTCTTTAAGAAAATGAAGAACAATTCAGGTGCGATCGCACACTAA
- a CDS encoding 4a-hydroxytetrahydrobiopterin dehydratase: MEALVKQKCTACHKDAPRVTDAEIAELKPQIPDWNITEVDGEARLERTYKFPDFQSALDFTNRVGAIAEEEGHHPALLTEWGKVKVSWWTHAISGLHRNDFIMAAKTDQIAAGLSQ, translated from the coding sequence ATGGAAGCTTTAGTAAAACAAAAGTGTACTGCGTGTCATAAAGATGCACCCCGCGTCACCGATGCAGAAATTGCTGAACTCAAACCTCAAATTCCTGACTGGAATATTACTGAAGTCGACGGGGAGGCGCGTTTGGAACGTACCTATAAGTTTCCCGATTTTCAATCTGCGCTTGATTTTACTAATCGTGTTGGTGCCATAGCTGAAGAAGAAGGACATCACCCTGCATTACTGACAGAGTGGGGCAAAGTTAAAGTCAGTTGGTGGACTCATGCCATTTCTGGATTACACCGTAATGATTTCATTATGGCAGCAAAAACCGATCAAATTGCTGCTGGTTTGTCACAGTGA
- a CDS encoding S9 family peptidase codes for MQTETETQLSKLPPLIPREILFGNPERARPQLSPDGKYLAYIAPDDKNVLQVWLRTVGQEDDRKLTDDKKRGIRVYFWTYEGEQLIYLQDTDGDENWHLYSVNINTQIVRDLTPFQGIQAQPVGLDPNFPNEILVGLNLQDLRKHDVYRVNLKNGAVEFDTENPGNIVGWLADAQFQIKAAIATTPDGGSDLLYRDLDREWQLLRHWGPDDEGAPVLFSNDGQTLYLIASHEANTQRLIALNLATREERVVAEDPQYDVDGVLVQPLSRQIQAVSFYKDKEEWQILDQSIAPDFAAIAQVHHGEFAISSRDLADKTWLVSYLTDDGPVYYYTYDRESKNSTLLFSNQPKLEGLQLASMQPIAYTARDGLTIHGYLTIPVGIEPKNLPTVLLVHGGPWARDTWGYDPEVQWLANRGYAVLQVNFRGSTGYGKNFLNAGNREWGAKMHDDLVDAVNWLVEQGISDPQKIAIMGGSYGGYATLVGLTFTPDVFAAGVDIVGPSNLITMMESIPPYWEPLRAMEAHRIGNLETEQDFLKSRSPLFYADRIKKPLLIAQGANDPRVKQAESDQIVEAVKKAGKPVEYVLYTDEGHGFARPENRLHFYAVAEEFLAKYLGGRFEPMGDIPGHSGVIQ; via the coding sequence ATGCAAACCGAAACAGAAACTCAATTATCCAAGCTACCACCACTAATTCCGCGCGAAATCCTGTTTGGCAATCCTGAACGCGCGCGCCCGCAACTATCACCTGATGGGAAATACTTAGCATATATTGCACCCGATGACAAGAACGTTTTACAAGTATGGTTGCGTACAGTAGGACAAGAAGACGATCGCAAACTCACTGACGATAAAAAACGCGGTATCCGCGTCTACTTTTGGACGTATGAAGGCGAACAGTTAATTTATCTCCAAGATACCGATGGTGATGAAAACTGGCATTTGTATTCAGTAAATATTAATACACAGATCGTCCGCGATTTAACTCCCTTTCAAGGAATTCAAGCACAACCAGTGGGACTCGATCCAAACTTCCCGAATGAAATACTTGTAGGGTTAAACTTACAAGATCTGCGCAAGCATGATGTCTATCGAGTTAACTTGAAAAACGGCGCAGTCGAATTTGATACCGAAAATCCAGGAAATATCGTTGGCTGGTTAGCAGATGCACAATTTCAGATAAAAGCAGCGATCGCAACTACCCCAGATGGTGGTTCAGATCTTTTGTATCGAGATCTAGATCGAGAATGGCAATTGTTACGTCACTGGGGACCCGATGACGAAGGTGCTCCAGTATTATTTTCTAATGATGGTCAAACGCTGTATCTCATTGCTAGCCACGAAGCAAATACGCAGCGACTGATTGCCTTAAATTTAGCAACTCGTGAAGAAAGGGTCGTTGCTGAAGATCCTCAGTATGATGTTGATGGTGTCCTCGTGCAACCACTTTCACGTCAAATCCAGGCTGTTTCGTTCTACAAAGATAAGGAAGAGTGGCAAATTCTCGATCAAAGTATTGCACCTGATTTTGCAGCAATTGCGCAGGTACATCATGGTGAATTTGCTATCAGTAGCCGTGACTTAGCAGATAAAACTTGGCTAGTATCTTACCTCACTGATGATGGTCCTGTTTATTACTACACTTACGATCGCGAATCAAAAAATAGCACGCTACTCTTTAGCAATCAGCCGAAACTTGAAGGTTTACAACTCGCATCGATGCAACCGATAGCTTACACTGCACGCGACGGGTTAACAATTCATGGCTACTTAACAATACCAGTCGGAATTGAACCAAAGAATTTACCAACAGTACTATTAGTTCACGGTGGACCCTGGGCGCGGGATACTTGGGGTTACGATCCGGAAGTGCAATGGCTAGCAAATCGCGGCTATGCAGTGTTGCAAGTCAATTTCCGAGGGTCGACAGGTTACGGTAAAAACTTCCTCAACGCGGGTAATCGCGAATGGGGTGCAAAAATGCACGATGACTTGGTTGATGCAGTAAATTGGTTAGTCGAACAAGGAATTTCCGATCCGCAAAAAATTGCCATCATGGGTGGTTCGTATGGTGGTTATGCAACCTTAGTCGGATTAACATTTACTCCTGATGTCTTTGCGGCGGGTGTGGATATTGTTGGTCCTAGCAACTTAATTACGATGATGGAGAGTATTCCCCCCTACTGGGAACCATTAAGAGCAATGGAAGCGCATCGTATTGGTAATTTAGAGACTGAACAGGATTTTTTAAAGTCGCGATCGCCTTTATTTTACGCTGACCGTATCAAAAAACCACTACTAATTGCCCAAGGTGCAAACGATCCGCGCGTTAAACAAGCCGAAAGTGACCAAATCGTTGAAGCTGTAAAAAAAGCAGGGAAGCCTGTTGAATATGTACTTTACACCGATGAAGGACACGGTTTTGCGCGTCCTGAAAACCGCTTGCATTTTTATGCTGTAGCGGAGGAGTTTTTAGCAAAATACTTGGGTGGAAGATTTGAACCAATGGGAGATATTCCTGGTCATTCTGGTGTTATTCAATAA